In one Bradyrhizobium cosmicum genomic region, the following are encoded:
- a CDS encoding formyltransferase family protein has product MRITLVGSRHFGVTTLNMLREHGVSIVRVVVADAEDRLAATAKAAGIEVVVQADPKLVVASEIAPDTDLIITAHSHARIGKDALAAARLGGIGYHPSLLPRHRGKAAVEWTIKEGDPIAGGTIYHLADRMDAGAIAAQEWCFVKKGETARELWERALAPLGLKLLADVIDYAKVHKALPSKTQDEQFATSAPSLS; this is encoded by the coding sequence ATGCGCATTACCCTTGTCGGCTCCCGCCATTTCGGCGTGACCACCCTGAACATGCTCCGGGAACACGGCGTCTCGATCGTGCGCGTCGTGGTGGCCGATGCCGAGGATCGCCTCGCTGCGACCGCGAAGGCGGCCGGAATCGAGGTGGTGGTGCAGGCCGATCCGAAGCTCGTGGTCGCCTCCGAGATCGCCCCCGACACCGACCTGATCATCACCGCCCACAGCCACGCCCGGATCGGCAAGGATGCGCTCGCCGCCGCCAGGCTCGGCGGGATCGGCTACCACCCCTCGCTGCTGCCGCGACACCGCGGCAAGGCCGCCGTGGAGTGGACCATCAAGGAGGGCGATCCGATCGCCGGCGGCACCATCTATCACCTCGCCGACCGCATGGACGCTGGCGCGATCGCAGCCCAGGAGTGGTGCTTCGTGAAGAAGGGCGAGACCGCGCGGGAACTGTGGGAGCGCGCCCTCGCCCCGCTCGGGCTCAAGCTGCTGGCCGACGTGATCGATTATGCCAAGGTCCACAAGGCGCTGCCGTCCAAGACTCAGGACGAGCAGTTCGCGACCTCCGCGCCGAGTCTCTCCTGA